In a genomic window of Amyelois transitella isolate CPQ chromosome 29, ilAmyTran1.1, whole genome shotgun sequence:
- the LOC106129504 gene encoding endoplasmic reticulum junction formation protein lunapark-B: MGFFSFISRFRRKKTTREILEKLETKIRSIEEDGVSKEESQRRLNSYVNAYSVGLYVLFLVLYYYVYLGRGQHWVHSLMYASPFVVFPIVAIFLRSSISWYYKRSLEKNRMTLSKMREEKKKILEEVMNTETYKVAKELLDKYGTPDEQSKALRPFVPSANVPGKTPSSPIQATPGQLRQRQLAALHTSTPISNSMNVVALNTPGYKGPRLRSDQLPRPLLDKNRSALDKVVDYLLKDGPNHRMALICSDCSSHNGMAMVEEFDYVSYICAYCGKLNPARKQRPAAPLLTPARALPAPQRLSMAGDDSSVASSASESEDEKKTDTINPGGSEGEYERPPSSGEDEQSPKPEQDKKED; this comes from the exons ATGGGCTTCTTCAGTTTCATATCGAGATTTCGG CGCAAGAAAACGACAAGGGAAATATTAGAGAAACTCGAAACGAAAATACGCAGTATAGAAGAAGACGGTGTATCCAAAGAGGAGTCGCAACGCCGCCTCAATAGCTACGTTAATGCCTACTCTGTGGGACTGTACGTGTTGTTCCTGGTGCTGTATTACTATGTCTACTTAGGCAGAGGGCAGCACTGGGTTCATTCTTTGATGTACGCGTCGCCATTCGTCGTCTTCCCTATAGT TGCAATATTCCTTCGTTCGTCCATATCGTGGTATTACAAGAGATCTCTTGAGAAGAACAGAATGACGCTGAGCAAGATGAGAGaggagaagaagaagatactGGAAGAAGTTATGAACACGGAAACATATAAG GTAGCGAAAGAACTTCTAGATAAATACGGGACGCCAGACGAGCAGTCAAAAGCCCTGAGGCCATTCGTGCCGAGCGCCAATGTACCCGGTAAAACTCCTAGCTCGCCAATCCAAG CAACGCCGGGCCAGCTGAGACAGCGACAGTTGGCAGCCCTCCACACCTCAACGCCGATCAGCAACAGTATGAATGTCGTGGCTTTGAACACGCCAGGGTATAAAGGACCAAGGCTTAGG TCAGATCAGCTCCCGCGGCCGCTTCTGGACAAGAACCGGTCAGCGCTGGATAAAGTGGTCGACTACCTGCTGAAGGATGGACCTAACCACCGCATGGCCCTCATATGCTCTGATTGTAGCTCGCATAACG GTATGGCAATGGTCGAGGAATTCGACTATGTGTCATACATCTGCGCTTACTGCGGCAAACTCAATCCGGCGAGGAAACAGCGACCCGCCGCCCCTTTGTTGACACCCGCGAGGGCTCTGCCTGCCCCGCAGCGACTGTCGATGGCTGGCG atgaCTCCTCTGTGGCCAGCTCGGCAAGTGAAAGCGAAGACGAGAAGAAAACTGATACAATTAATCCTGGAG GTTCAGAAGGCGAATATGAACGCCCTCCGTCCAGCGGAGAAGACGAACAGTCGCCCAAACCCGAACAGGATAAAAAAGAAGACTGA
- the LOC106129495 gene encoding uncharacterized protein LOC106129495 has translation MAELNIFVFILLYLINSAVGSGILCEIGFCQKFVNDGGCSQPAADCSINNATHTGMWLPSPTLCNCCEYCLPFYGREQPCSLGGTGTGTNIGRCTDGYTCERHEDGGSYCQRMDTECHRAQDSYDQRSALGQVGVLEERPLCDGKGQYAHISCTPTQTCFCQTEHGERIFGEAPNLGAGMPEKMRCGCSMLYHKITTTISPGVPEPVTTPRCTSDGNFHPIQCVGNTCYCVDIITGRFLDGAERSVNLTEEPITKMVCYDRDLDNYPEQSEGDPPYKFTTSCYENIVEVSSWIQQSIEDGYNMEYHNSLPECLPDGSSGRIALLGNGTKICVDERGQPIKDYSAAPGTPEFDNMDCKCALTSHIMTSNELPVCCRNGNFRRIQCRRGVCWCVDAEGRQQGGESESIMTLACFNVAWRDC, from the exons ATGGCGgaactaaatatatttgtttttattttgttgtatttaataaacagTGCTGTGGGAAGTGGTATTTTATGTGAAATAGGGTTTTGTCAG AAATTTGTGAACGACGGCGGCTGTAGCCAGCCAGCAGCTGACTGCAGCATCAACAACGCGACACACACGGGAATGTGGTTACCCTCACCTACCCTGTGTAACTGTTGTGAATACTGCCTACCCTTCTATG GAAGGGAGCAGCCCTGCAGCTTGGGTGGTACGGGTACAGGAACTAACATCGGGCGCTGTACTGACGGGTATACCTGTGAGCGGCATGAGGATGGAGGCAGCTACTGCCAGAGGA TGGACACAGAATGTCATCGTGCCCAGGACAGCTATGACCAGCGCTCTGCACTTGGACAAGTTGGTGTTTTAGAGGAACGGCCATTATGTGATGGTAAAGGACAGTATGCACACATTTCCTGTACACCTACGCAGAC ATGTTTCTGTCAAACTGAACACGGCGAGAGAATATTCGGTGAAGCACCGAATTTGGGGGCAGGAATGCCTGAGAAGATGCGGTGTG GCTGCTCTATGCTTTACCACAAGATTACCACCACTATCAGCCCCGGGGTGCCAGAGCCTGTGACCACTCCCAGATGTACATCCGACGGGAACTTCCACCCGATACAGTGCGTGGGTAACACCTGCTATTGCGTCGACATCATCACTGGAAGGTTTCTGGATGGGGCCGAGAGAAGCGTCAATCTGACTGAGGAGCCTATCACGAAGATGGTATGCT ATGACCGAGATCTGGACAATTATCCAGAGCAGAGTGAAGGCGATCCGCCTTACAAGTTCACTACCTCGTGCTATGAGAACATTGTAGAAGTTTCCAGTTGGATTCAGCAAAGTATTGAAGACGGGTACAATATGGAGTACCACAATAGTTTGCCGGAATGCTTGCCAGACGGTAGCTCGGGTAGGATTGCCCTTTTGGGCAATGGGAC aaaaatttGCGTCGACGAAAGGGGGCAGCCTATAAAAGACTATTCAGCAGCTCCAGGCACCCCTGAATTTGACAATATGGATTGCA AATGCGCCCTGACCTCACACATCATGACGTCCAACGAGCTACCAGTATGCTGCCGCAACGGTAACTTCAGGAGAATACAATGTCGGCGAGGAGTGTGTTGGTGCGTGGACGCTGAAGGTCGGCAGCAAGGCGGCGAGTCTGAGAGCATCATGACCCTGGCCTGCTTCAATGTGGCTTGGAGAGACTGCTGA